A region from the Triticum aestivum cultivar Chinese Spring chromosome 3D, IWGSC CS RefSeq v2.1, whole genome shotgun sequence genome encodes:
- the LOC123078127 gene encoding uncharacterized protein, producing MGIFSGTPPPSCPSAPHCAEWAKVYLKYCLCSTKDGVALGLGLASVLSWGIAEVPQIITNYKQKSTEGLSIAFLMTWIVGDLFNLVGCFLEPATLPTQFYMALLYTITTMILTGQTIYYSHIYHLKVKKTGTTAKSQKHQRGDASLREKLLGHRDEAFKNNIQSGPIIPIPSSPIQVNTEVFRQLHGSVSPGSDYYYASARSLSRSPVPTGTWLGNNRQATKVPPQMNDEGASLFGEFVPAQSAPAAITKDSLSVVPWISVVLGMCVLHILVGTAHRDASNEIIIPVGRKLLVVADDHAGSSLNHGSGSGIGSFLGWAMAVIYMGGRLPQIFLNMQRGHAEGLSPLMFTFALVGNTTYVGSILVNSLDWARLRPNLPWLVDAGGCVLLDSFIILQFLYFHYRKQSGRDELDNLDKA from the exons ATGGGTATCTTCAGTGGAACGCCTCCTCCGAGCTGCCCATCAGCTCCGCATTGTGCGGAATGGGCTAAAGTCTATCTGAAGTACTGTCTGTGCAGTACAAAGGATGGTGTTGCCCTGGGTCTTGGACTGGCTAGTGTCCTCAGTTGGGGTATCGCCGAGGTGCCGCAGATCATAACAAATTACAAACAGAAGTCAACAGAAGGCCTTTCTATTGCCTTTCTGATGACCTGGATAGTTGG GGACTTGTTTAACCTTGTCGGCTGTTTCCTGGAACCTGCTACT CTGCCGACACAGTTTTACATGGCATTG CTATATACCATCACAACTATGATTCTTACTGGACAGACAATATACTATAGCCACATCTACCATCTTAAAGTAAAGAAAACTGGGACAACTGCCAAG TCTCAGAAACATCAACGAGGGGATGCTTCATTGCGCGAAAAGCTTTTGGGACATAGGGACGAGGCGTTCAAAAATAATATTCAGTCAGGTCCGATTATTCCTATCCCGAGCTCACCTATCCAGGTGAACACAGAAGTATTCCGGCAACTTCATGGTTCAGTCAGCCCCGGCTCAGATTACTACTATGC GTCAGCAAGATCTCTATCGAGGAGCCCAGTGCCTACAGGTACATGGTTGGGGAATAATCGCCAGGCAACAAAAGTTCCTCCACAAATGAACGACGAAGGTGCATCTTTATTTGGCGAGTTTGTTCCAGCACAGTCTGCACCAGCTGCTATTACAAAAGATTCCCTCTCAGTG GTACCATGGATTTCTGTTGTCTTGGGCATGTGTGTGTTGCATATTTTGGTTGGAACCGCGCATAGGGACGCTTCCAATGAAATTATCATCCCTGTCGGCAGAAAGCTCTTAGTTGTAGCG GATGACCATGCAGGTTCATCTCTGAACCATGGCAGTGGAAGTGGAATTGGAAGCTTTCTTGGTTGGGCCATGGCAGTTATCTATATGGGCGGACGACTTCCCCAGATCTTCTTAAAT ATGCAAAGAGGCCATGCCGAG GGGCTCAGTCCGCTAATGTTTACCTTTGCTTTAGTGGGGAATACGACATATGTTGGGAG TATCCTTGTGAATAGTTTGGACTGGGCACGACTTAGACCAAATCTGCCGTGGCTTGTAGATGCTGGAGGATGCGTTTTGCTTGATTCTTTC ATTATTCTTCAGTTCCTTTATTTTCATTACCGGAAGCAAAGTGGGCGTGATGAACTTGACAATTTGGATAAAGCCTAA